The Nocardia vinacea genome contains the following window.
ATCCCGGTACCGAAAGTAAAAAGTAATGGGTTGCCGGACTTATTGTCCGGCAACCCATTACATGTCATGTGCAGTGATTATCGATAATCACTGCCCCTGTTGGTAAGCGCGCTGGCGCTGTTCGTCGAGCTTGGCTTCGGCACGCTGCTTCTCGGCGGCCGCTTCCTTGGTGGCTGCTTCACGCTGTGATTCCGCCTTATCCTGCTGGGCTTTGCCTTCGCCCCGCAGGTCGTCGTTTCCGAAGACTGCGCCGGCGGCCTCCTTGATCTTGCCCTTGGCGTCTTCGACAACGCCTTCGACACCTTCGCGGGGACCACTCTTGTGCTCGGACACGATATCTACCTCCGAATTATCGGTTTTCAGGTGGACATTCGCCGCATACCCCGGATCTGCCCGTTGAATCCGAACTCCGCATTTTCCTCGTGGATTCCGCAAATTCTCGCCGCATATCGGGATGTTTCGGCGGTGCGGCAGCGGTTATCGCCGGAGCATGAGGTCCCTGTGGTTGAACGATGCCGAGGTGCCGGCGCGACTGCGGCTCACGCCGGGGCTGCGGTTCGACACCGTCGTGATCGGCGCCGGGCTCACCGGCCTGGTGACCGCTCTGCTGCTGGCCGAGAGCGGTGTCGACGTGGCGGTGCTGGAGAGTAAGCGAGTCGGGGCGGGTACCACCGGTGCCAGTACGGCGAAGGTCAGTCTGCTGCAGGGGATTCGAGCGCAGCGGATCCGCGGTCGCCACGGCGATCGGGCGGTGTCCGACTATGTCGAGGCCAATCGCGAGGGACAGCAGTGGCTGTTGCGCTACTGCGCGGAACATTCGGTGCCCGTCCAGCGCGTCCCGGCACTCACCTACGCTCAGTCCAAGGCCGAAATGTCCGCTGTACGAAGGGAATACGAGGCGACACGGGCCGCCGGGCTGGCCACGACGCTCGTCGAGGAGCTGGATATGCCGTTCCCGGCGCACGGTGCGGTCCGGCTCGATAACCAGGCTCAACTCGATCCGATGGCACTGCTGGCCAGTTTGGCCGCCGATATCGAATCGCGCGGCGCGCCGATCTTCGAATCCACCCGCGCCAAGGGCGTGCACAGCGGCGAGCACGACCAGTTGGTGATCGAAACCGAGCACGGCGATCTGGTCGCGCGCACGATCATTCTGGCCACCGGCACCCCGATACTCGACCGCGGCGGCTTCTTCGCCCGGCTCACCGCCGAACGCTCCTACCTCAGCGCCTTCCGGGTAGCCGAGCCGATCCCGCATGGAATGTTCATCAGCGCGGGCGAGCCCACTCGGTCGCTGCGGTATACGCCGGGACCCGATGGTGCGGAGCTGCTGCTGGTCGGCGGCAACGGCCACGTGGTCGGCCGCACGAATGCGGCCAGCCGCCGGGTCGATGAGTTGATCGCTTGGACACAGCGGTGTTTCCCCACCGCCGAACCGCTGCAGAGCTGGTCCGCGCAGGATTACCACCCCGTCGACGAACTGCCCTACGTCGGTCCGCTGCTGCCCGGGCAGAATCACATCCTGCTGGCCACCGGCTACGCCAAATGGGGCTTGACCAACGGCATTGCCGCGGCCTTGGCGCTCGTCGGCCGGGTCAATGGGAAACCACCGCAGTGGGCCGATACCTTCGCCAGCTGGCGGCCGAGCGAGCTGAAGTCGATACCCGCCGCCGTATTCGCCAATAGCTCTGTGGCCCAACAACTTTCCTTTGGCTGGCTGCGCCTGATCGGCACCGGCCTCGGTGCAGCGCCTGCCGAAGGCAGCGGCCGCGTCGAACGCCACGGGTTGCGACCGACCGCCGTATGCACCGTCGACGGCGCCACCACCGAGGTATCCGCGGTCTGCCCGCATCTGGGCGGCATCGTGCGCTGGAACGATGCCGAGCAATCGTGGGATTGCCCGCTGCACGGCTCCCGGTTCGCCGCCGACGGCACGCTGCTCGAGGGCCCGGCCACCGACTCGCTGACGCCGATCGCCGGCCCGTTCCCCGGACCCGAATCCCGTGAGTTGTGAGGTGGGCCTGGTTGTTCGGGCCGGCGCGACCCGCTACGCCTCGATTCCGGAGCATCCGGGCGTCGCGAATTTCGTCGGCGAGTTCTGACTGCCGTTGCTGCATCACGCGATGCGCTGCCGGTACCGGATAGCTCCTGTCGCGGGATACCCTGCACCGCAACGATTTCGATGTCGAATGGCAATCGATTGTCGGGTGCCTCGGTGTCATCCGAGGTGGCTCTGTCCGGCACCCTGTCCGCGTAGCCCGGACCGAAGCGCCTTGGATCACCATCCGGACAGGATCGGCGACTCCTGGCGGGTGGCCTGTACACAGATTTGGTGAATCTCGGCAAGTCATGAAGAGGTGCTCCGGGTTGCCCTATGATTGCTAATTGTTGTGATCCAGACGGCCGGATCTAGCCGGCGATGGTGAACGATCTCTGATCGACCTACGATTTCACATCGACCCGTGTTGCTTGCTGCCTGTTTGCCAATGCTCGGCCACAACTTCGGGAGGTTGTCATGCACGATGAGCGCGACCAGTTCGCTGATCTGTCCGAGGTCAGGATGTGCTTCCGCGACGAGGGTGATCCGTCGGGGGAACCGCTGCTGATGATCATGGGGCTCGGCTCCCAGCTGATCCACTGGCCCCAGGAAATCGTCGACCACCTCGGTGAGCGCGGCTACCGAGTGATCCGTCCCGACAACCGCGACAGCGGTCTGACCGAGTGGAAGACCACCCCGAGCCAGTACTACCTGCGGGCGGTCGCCCGAGACGCTGTCGAACTCCTCGATTATCTCGGCATCGAGCAGGCGCACGTCGTCGGCGCCTCGTTGGGCGGGATGGTCGCCCAGCTACTCGCGATCGAGCACACCCCGCGGGTGCTGTCGCTGTGCTCGATCATGAGCACGCCGCACTTTCTCATCGGCATGGCCGGTGGGGACGTGCTCGAGGAACTGATGAAACCGATGCCGCCGGATCGTGAGGCCGCGATCGAGCAGATCACCGACCTGTACACGCTGATCGGCTCGAAGACCTACGCCGACCGTGAGCGCCGTCGCGCGCTCGCGACCGAGGCCTACGACCGCGCACGGCACCCCGACGGCTCGGCACGCCAGGTGACCGCGGCCATGATCGCTCCCGACCGCAGGAGCCGCCTCCAGCAGCTGCAGTTGCCCGCGCTGGTCATTCACGGTGCCGAGGACACGCTCATCAAGATCGCCGGCGGCGAGGCCACCCACGCTGCGATCCCCAACTCGACCTACCTGCCGTTCGCCGCGATGGGCCACGACTTGCCCGAGCCGCTGTTCGAGCAGATCGTCGAGGCCATCGCCGAAAACGCGGCCCGGCGTCCCGCGGTCGTGTGACGTCATCGCTGCAGCCCCGGATTCCCTCGGGCTGACCGGCGCCGAACGCCACGCAATGCAATGCAGGAGAGCTCTCGATAGCTGAGACGCGATGGACGGCGGAAAGTGCCCGTGTTCGGGCCGGGGTCGTCGACCGGTCCGGCGGTCACGATCCGCCGTCCGTATCGCGGTGAGCTACCGGCGTGGTCGTGTAGCAGCATCCTGAGCGCCGGCTAGGAATTCGATCGACGGCGGAGCACAATATTTGCAGGGACGTTGCAGGTGACCTTTCGTGTTCGACAAATCACTTCGCCTACCGATTGAGGGGCGAAAACTGACGACATGCACCGAAACGGCGAGCGCCCGAAAGGGCTCAGTGTTTCCGCGCTGGCGGCGGTAGCGAACCCGTCGTACTCGCGAATCGACACATGGAATCTGCTCGACGACGCGTGCCGTCGGCTCGCCGATGTCAACCGTGCCGGGCTGGACACCACCCATGAAGCGGCCCGGGTGCGGCGCCTGCTCGATCGGCTCGGCGCCTACGAGCGGTACTGGCTGTACCCAGGCGCGTCGAGACTGGCGGCATTTCGCGGATATCTCGCCGATCTCGCAACGGTGCAGCTCGCCGAGGATGTGTCGCTGGCCGTGCGCCTGCTCTCCGACTACGGCGACGGTGCAGCTGTGTTCGACGCATCCGCGCCGCTGGCCGATCAGGAACTCGTGGCGCGGGCCAAACAGCAGCAGTTCTTCACCGTCCTACTCGGCGACGATTCTCCGCCCGAGGCTCCCGAGAGCCTCGCGGAGCACCTGCGCGCGCTTCGCGACCCGTCGGACAATCTGCAGTTCGAGCTGCTTGTCGTGTCGAGCATCGAGGATGCCATCACCGCCGTCGCGTTGAACGGCGAGATTCAGGCGGCGGTCATCCGGCATGACCTGCCGCTTCGTTCACACGACCGGGTGCCGTTGATGACCACATTGCTCGGCGTCAACGACGACGTGGTCGTGACCGACCGCACCCAGAACTGGGTCGAATGTGGCGAGTGGATCAGGCAGCTGCGGCCTCATATCGATCTGTACCTACTCACCGACGAATCGATCGCCGCGGAGACCGAAGACGAGCCGAACGTCTACGACCGCACGTTCTATCGGCTCAACGATGTCACCGATCTGTACAGCACGGTGCTCGCCGGCTTCCGGAGCCGGTTCGCCACACCGTTTTTCGACGCCCTGCGCGTCTATGCGGCCGCGCCGGTCGGCCAATTCCACGCCCTTCCCGTCGCGCGCGGCGCCAGCATCTTCAACTCCAAATCGCTGCACGACATGGGCGAATTCTATGGCCGCAACATTTTCATGGCCGAGACGTCGTCCACCTCCGGCGGACTGGACTCGCTGCTGGACCCACACGGCACGATCAGGGCGGCGATGGACAAAGCCGCGAAGACATGGTGTGCCGATCAGACGTACTTCGTCACCAACGGAACATCCACCGCGAACAAGATCGTTGTGCAGGCCCTGACCCGGCCGGGCGACATCGTTCTGATCGACCGCAATTGCCATAAATCGCACCACTACGGCCTGGTGCTCGCCGGGGCGTACCCGATGTACCTGGACGCCTACCCGCTCGAGCCGTTCGCGATCTATGGTGCCGTGTCCCTGCACACGATCAAGAAGGCCCTGCTGGACCTCGAGGCGGCCGGGCAACTGGACCGAGTGCGCATGCTGCTGCTCACCAACTGCACTTTCGATGGCATCGTCTACAACCCCCGGCGCGTAATGGAGGAGGTCCTGGCGATCAAGCCGGACATTTGCTTCCTGTGGGACGAGGCGTGGTACGCGT
Protein-coding sequences here:
- a CDS encoding CsbD family protein yields the protein MSEHKSGPREGVEGVVEDAKGKIKEAAGAVFGNDDLRGEGKAQQDKAESQREAATKEAAAEKQRAEAKLDEQRQRAYQQGQ
- a CDS encoding FAD-dependent oxidoreductase, whose protein sequence is MRSLWLNDAEVPARLRLTPGLRFDTVVIGAGLTGLVTALLLAESGVDVAVLESKRVGAGTTGASTAKVSLLQGIRAQRIRGRHGDRAVSDYVEANREGQQWLLRYCAEHSVPVQRVPALTYAQSKAEMSAVRREYEATRAAGLATTLVEELDMPFPAHGAVRLDNQAQLDPMALLASLAADIESRGAPIFESTRAKGVHSGEHDQLVIETEHGDLVARTIILATGTPILDRGGFFARLTAERSYLSAFRVAEPIPHGMFISAGEPTRSLRYTPGPDGAELLLVGGNGHVVGRTNAASRRVDELIAWTQRCFPTAEPLQSWSAQDYHPVDELPYVGPLLPGQNHILLATGYAKWGLTNGIAAALALVGRVNGKPPQWADTFASWRPSELKSIPAAVFANSSVAQQLSFGWLRLIGTGLGAAPAEGSGRVERHGLRPTAVCTVDGATTEVSAVCPHLGGIVRWNDAEQSWDCPLHGSRFAADGTLLEGPATDSLTPIAGPFPGPESREL
- a CDS encoding alpha/beta hydrolase translates to MHDERDQFADLSEVRMCFRDEGDPSGEPLLMIMGLGSQLIHWPQEIVDHLGERGYRVIRPDNRDSGLTEWKTTPSQYYLRAVARDAVELLDYLGIEQAHVVGASLGGMVAQLLAIEHTPRVLSLCSIMSTPHFLIGMAGGDVLEELMKPMPPDREAAIEQITDLYTLIGSKTYADRERRRALATEAYDRARHPDGSARQVTAAMIAPDRRSRLQQLQLPALVIHGAEDTLIKIAGGEATHAAIPNSTYLPFAAMGHDLPEPLFEQIVEAIAENAARRPAVV
- a CDS encoding aminotransferase class I/II-fold pyridoxal phosphate-dependent enzyme is translated as MHRNGERPKGLSVSALAAVANPSYSRIDTWNLLDDACRRLADVNRAGLDTTHEAARVRRLLDRLGAYERYWLYPGASRLAAFRGYLADLATVQLAEDVSLAVRLLSDYGDGAAVFDASAPLADQELVARAKQQQFFTVLLGDDSPPEAPESLAEHLRALRDPSDNLQFELLVVSSIEDAITAVALNGEIQAAVIRHDLPLRSHDRVPLMTTLLGVNDDVVVTDRTQNWVECGEWIRQLRPHIDLYLLTDESIAAETEDEPNVYDRTFYRLNDVTDLYSTVLAGFRSRFATPFFDALRVYAAAPVGQFHALPVARGASIFNSKSLHDMGEFYGRNIFMAETSSTSGGLDSLLDPHGTIRAAMDKAAKTWCADQTYFVTNGTSTANKIVVQALTRPGDIVLIDRNCHKSHHYGLVLAGAYPMYLDAYPLEPFAIYGAVSLHTIKKALLDLEAAGQLDRVRMLLLTNCTFDGIVYNPRRVMEEVLAIKPDICFLWDEAWYAFATAVPWARQRTAMVAAEQLESMLSAPGYAEEYRAWRASMQGVHRAEWTNHRLLPDPERARVRVYATHSTHKSLSALRQASMIHVHDQDFKALTREAFGEAFLTHTSTSPNQQLLASLDLARRQVDIEGFQLVRNVYDMALVFRHRVRKDRLIGKWFRILDEDDLVPDEFRPSEVSSYRQVRQGGLAEWNEAWRSDQFVLDPTRVTLFIGKTGMNGFEFREKVLMDRFGIQINKTSINSVLLIFTIGVTWSSVHYLLDVLRRVATDFERSRRAAGKADRALQQRRIDEMTKDLPALPDFSEFDSVFRPDGARSFGDMRSAFYAGYEDSDREHILLGDAGRRIAKGKTLVSTTFVVPYPPGFPVLVPGQVVSTEILYFLAELDVKEIHGYNPDLGLSVFTEAALARLAATRHAIATAAGDAPQAATALESAHAVDRMQSR